From a single Kitasatospora sp. NBC_00458 genomic region:
- a CDS encoding ABC transporter ATP-binding protein: MGGQGAEKSMDFKGSGKRLLKLLRPERGLIAGVLGLGVLSIGCAVIGPKILGNATDLIFAGVVSGRFPAGASKQEVVDAVRGRGDDDIAGLLSSVDFVPGQGMDFGAIGTVLLWVLAIYVASSVFGVVQGRLAARAIQRAGYRLRQDAEAKLARLPLSYFDRQPRGEVLSRVTNDIDNISQTMQQTTGQVINSLLTVVGVLAMMFWISWLLALIALIAVPLSVLVATRVGKRAQPQFVQQWKSTGQLNAHIEEMYTGHTLVKVFGRQKESAETFREHNDALYAASFKAQFISGVIQPAMMLIGNLQYVLIAVVGGLRVASGALSIGDVQAFIQYSRQFSQPLTQVASMANLVQSGVASAERIFELLDAPEQTPEPAMPERPDALRGRVVFQDVAFRYDPGKPLIDDLSLKVEPGQTVAIVGPTGAGKTTLVNLLMRFYEVSSGRITLDGVDIAAMSREDLRSGIGMVLQDTWLFGGTIADNIAYGADGATREQVVEAARAAHVDRFVRTLPEGYETVIDDDGAGVSTGEKQLITIARAFLAQPSILVLDEATSSVDTRTEVLIQRAMARLRSGRTSFVIAHRLSTIRDADVILVMEDGSIVEQGTHDELIAADAAYARLYKAQFAEAVAEVE; the protein is encoded by the coding sequence ATGGGCGGCCAGGGCGCCGAGAAGTCCATGGACTTCAAGGGCTCCGGCAAGCGCCTGCTGAAACTCCTCCGCCCGGAACGCGGCCTCATCGCCGGCGTCCTCGGCCTCGGCGTGCTCAGCATCGGCTGCGCCGTCATCGGCCCCAAGATCCTCGGCAACGCCACCGACCTGATCTTCGCCGGCGTCGTCAGCGGCCGCTTCCCGGCCGGCGCCTCCAAGCAGGAGGTCGTCGACGCCGTGCGCGGACGCGGCGACGACGACATCGCCGGCCTGCTCTCCTCCGTCGACTTCGTCCCCGGCCAGGGCATGGACTTCGGCGCCATCGGCACCGTCCTGCTCTGGGTGCTGGCGATCTACGTCGCGTCCTCCGTCTTCGGCGTCGTCCAGGGCCGCCTCGCCGCCCGCGCCATCCAGCGGGCGGGCTACCGGCTGCGCCAGGACGCCGAGGCCAAGCTCGCCCGGCTGCCGCTCAGCTACTTCGACCGGCAGCCGCGCGGCGAGGTGCTCAGCCGGGTGACCAACGACATCGACAACATCAGCCAGACGATGCAGCAGACCACCGGCCAGGTGATCAACTCGCTGCTGACCGTGGTCGGCGTCCTCGCCATGATGTTCTGGATCTCCTGGCTGCTCGCGCTGATCGCCCTGATCGCCGTCCCGCTCTCGGTGCTCGTCGCCACCCGGGTCGGCAAGCGCGCCCAGCCCCAGTTCGTCCAGCAGTGGAAGTCCACCGGGCAGCTCAACGCGCACATCGAGGAGATGTACACCGGGCACACCCTGGTCAAGGTCTTCGGCCGGCAGAAGGAGTCCGCCGAGACCTTCCGCGAGCACAACGACGCCCTCTACGCGGCCAGCTTCAAGGCCCAGTTCATCTCCGGCGTCATCCAGCCCGCGATGATGCTCATCGGCAACCTGCAGTACGTGCTGATCGCCGTGGTCGGCGGCCTGCGGGTGGCGAGCGGCGCGCTCAGCATCGGCGACGTCCAGGCGTTCATCCAGTACTCCCGGCAGTTCAGCCAGCCGCTCACCCAGGTCGCCAGCATGGCCAACCTGGTGCAGTCCGGCGTCGCCTCCGCCGAGCGCATCTTCGAACTCCTCGACGCGCCCGAGCAGACCCCCGAACCGGCCATGCCGGAACGCCCCGACGCCCTGCGCGGCCGGGTCGTCTTCCAGGACGTCGCCTTCCGCTACGACCCCGGCAAGCCGCTCATCGACGACCTCTCGCTCAAGGTCGAGCCCGGCCAGACCGTCGCCATCGTCGGCCCCACCGGCGCCGGCAAGACCACCCTGGTCAACCTGCTGATGCGGTTCTACGAGGTCAGCTCCGGCCGGATCACCCTCGACGGCGTCGACATCGCCGCGATGTCCCGCGAAGACCTGCGCTCCGGCATCGGCATGGTCCTCCAGGACACCTGGCTGTTCGGCGGCACCATCGCCGACAACATCGCCTACGGCGCCGACGGCGCCACCCGCGAACAGGTCGTCGAAGCCGCCCGGGCCGCGCACGTCGACCGCTTCGTCCGCACCCTCCCGGAGGGCTACGAGACCGTCATCGACGACGACGGCGCCGGCGTCAGCACCGGCGAGAAGCAGCTGATCACCATCGCCCGGGCCTTCCTCGCCCAGCCGTCGATCCTCGTCCTCGACGAGGCGACCAGCTCGGTCGACACCCGGACCGAGGTGCTCATCCAGCGCGCCATGGCCCGGCTGCGCAGCGGCCGCACCAGCTTCGTGATCGCCCACCGGCTCTCCACCATCCGGGACGCCGACGTGATCCTGGTGATGGAGGACGGCTCGATCGTCGAGCAGGGCACGCACGACGAGCTGATCGCCGCCGACGCCGCGTACGCGCGGCTCTACAAGGCGCAGTTCGCCGAGGCGGTCGCCGAGGTCGAGTGA
- the sigJ gene encoding RNA polymerase sigma factor SigJ: MTDDLSTAAASTPATGAARPAPNGRPATGTGPATDATDATDATDAFEANRRYLGSVAYRLLGSFTDAEDALQEAWLRWRSVDASTVADPRAFLTTVVTRLCYDQLGSARARREAYFGEWLPEPAVSYQDAPASPAEIAELGESVSLALLAVLEQLTPAERAAFVLHDVFAVGFEEIAGSLDRTPDAARQLASRARRRVKAGSRRATADPAEHRQAVEAFAAATARGDIESLLAVLDPEVVWHSDGGGIVTAGARPVYGADKVSRLVTGLVAKFLTPESVIGFALVNDAPGLIWYERPGQVAGVMAFTVADGRITEAHVVVNPEKLTHLNVTTP; this comes from the coding sequence GTGACTGACGACCTGTCGACCGCGGCCGCGAGCACCCCGGCCACCGGAGCCGCCCGGCCCGCCCCGAACGGCCGTCCGGCCACCGGCACCGGGCCCGCCACGGACGCCACCGACGCCACGGACGCCACCGACGCGTTCGAGGCGAACCGGCGGTACCTCGGCTCGGTCGCCTACCGGCTGCTCGGCTCCTTCACCGACGCCGAGGACGCCCTCCAGGAGGCCTGGCTGCGCTGGCGCTCCGTCGACGCCTCCACCGTCGCCGACCCGCGCGCCTTCCTCACCACCGTCGTCACCCGCCTCTGCTACGACCAGCTCGGCTCCGCCCGCGCCCGCCGGGAGGCCTACTTCGGCGAATGGCTGCCCGAGCCCGCCGTCTCCTACCAGGACGCCCCCGCCTCCCCCGCCGAGATCGCCGAACTCGGCGAGTCCGTCTCGCTGGCCCTGCTCGCCGTCCTGGAACAGCTCACCCCGGCCGAACGCGCCGCGTTCGTGCTGCACGACGTCTTCGCCGTCGGCTTCGAGGAGATCGCCGGCTCGCTCGACCGCACCCCCGACGCCGCCCGCCAGCTGGCCTCCCGCGCCCGCCGCCGGGTCAAGGCCGGCAGCCGCCGGGCCACCGCCGACCCGGCCGAACACCGGCAGGCCGTCGAGGCGTTCGCCGCCGCCACCGCCCGCGGCGACATCGAGAGCCTGCTGGCCGTCCTCGACCCCGAGGTGGTCTGGCACTCCGACGGCGGCGGCATCGTCACCGCCGGCGCCCGGCCCGTGTACGGCGCCGACAAGGTCTCCCGCCTGGTCACCGGCCTGGTCGCCAAGTTCCTCACGCCCGAGTCGGTCATCGGCTTCGCCCTGGTCAACGACGCGCCCGGGCTCATCTGGTACGAGCGGCCCGGGCAGGTCGCCGGCGTGATGGCCTTCACCGTCGCCGACGGCCGGATCACCGAGGCCCACGTGGTCGTCAACCCGGAGAAGCTCACCCACCTGAACGTGACGACCCCCTGA